One stretch of Rhizobium rhizoryzae DNA includes these proteins:
- a CDS encoding glycoside hydrolase family 25 protein — MSRILLSLAATALLLSGCTSASFDLIETTAIRKPKFQDLDPQDFGSNHPDRHQVHGIDVSKWNGNVDWQTAKRSGVSFAFIKATEGKDMIDPAFEASWKGASTAGIPHAPYHFYYFCSTPDEQADWFIQNVPKRASLLPPVIDVEWNPASPTCKTRPDPETVRKVMQRFMDRLEAHYGKKPIIYTSVDFHRDNLVGHFQNYHFWVRSVAAHPQKIYDSRRWSFWQYTSTGVVPGVPGKTDINVFSGSEKNWHAWVASVSK; from the coding sequence ATGTCTCGCATTTTGCTTTCCCTTGCGGCCACGGCTCTTCTTCTTTCCGGCTGCACATCCGCCAGCTTCGATCTGATAGAGACGACGGCGATCCGCAAGCCGAAGTTTCAGGATCTGGACCCGCAGGATTTCGGCAGCAACCATCCGGACCGCCATCAGGTCCATGGCATCGACGTCTCCAAGTGGAATGGCAATGTCGATTGGCAGACTGCGAAACGGTCGGGCGTATCCTTCGCGTTTATCAAGGCAACCGAAGGCAAGGACATGATCGATCCGGCCTTCGAGGCAAGCTGGAAGGGCGCGTCCACGGCCGGCATACCGCACGCGCCCTATCACTTCTACTACTTCTGCTCCACGCCGGATGAGCAGGCGGACTGGTTCATCCAGAATGTGCCGAAGCGCGCTTCGCTTCTGCCACCCGTCATCGACGTTGAGTGGAACCCTGCCTCGCCAACCTGCAAGACGCGCCCCGATCCGGAGACTGTTCGCAAGGTCATGCAGCGTTTCATGGATCGGCTGGAAGCGCATTACGGCAAGAAGCCCATTATCTACACATCCGTCGATTTCCACCGCGACAATCTGGTCGGGCATTTCCAGAATTATCATTTCTGGGTCCGCTCCGTTGCCGCCCATCCGCAGAAGATCTACGACTCACGGCGTTGGTCCTTCTGGCAATACACCTCGACAGGTGTCGTACCGGGGGTTCCGGGCAAGACGGATATAAATGTCTTTTCGGGCTCCGAGAAGAACTGGCATGCCTGGGTGGCATCCGTTTCGAAATAA
- a CDS encoding class I SAM-dependent methyltransferase, with protein sequence MDRMYRYQRHIYDLTRKYYLLGRDRAIEQLQIPSNGSLLEVGCGTGRNLVLADRHYPQARLFGLDISAEMLASTTKAFIHLGNKPHLRIADAARFSAAEFGEDAGFDRILISYAFSMIPEWETSIEASLAALKPGGSLHIIDFGQQEHLPAWFRKALQAWLKRFHVTPRANLAEAVEERLSRFGADMMVEGLYQGYAWHIIVRRRVCDKPA encoded by the coding sequence ATGGATCGCATGTATCGCTATCAGCGGCACATCTATGACCTGACACGCAAATACTATCTGCTCGGCCGCGACAGGGCGATCGAACAGCTTCAGATCCCCTCAAACGGCAGCCTCTTGGAGGTCGGTTGCGGAACGGGCCGCAATCTCGTTCTCGCGGACAGACATTATCCGCAAGCCCGCCTCTTCGGCCTCGATATATCGGCGGAGATGCTGGCCTCGACCACGAAGGCTTTCATACATCTGGGAAACAAACCACACCTGCGGATCGCAGACGCGGCTCGCTTTTCCGCAGCGGAATTCGGCGAAGATGCAGGCTTTGATCGCATCCTGATCTCCTATGCGTTTTCGATGATTCCCGAATGGGAGACCTCGATTGAAGCGTCTCTCGCAGCGCTCAAGCCAGGCGGATCGCTTCACATCATCGATTTCGGCCAGCAGGAGCATCTTCCGGCCTGGTTCCGCAAGGCGCTTCAGGCATGGCTGAAACGTTTCCATGTCACGCCCCGTGCCAATCTGGCTGAGGCGGTCGAGGAAAGACTGAGCCGCTTCGGCGCGGACATGATGGTGGAAGGCTTGTATCAGGGCTATGCTTGGCACATCATCGTTCGGCGCCGCGTTTGCGATAAACCCGCTTGA
- a CDS encoding DUF3419 family protein: MAELVPDAGFLKNGKLKNALLQHKALSRNGLSERLFGLLFSGLVYPQIWEDPDVDMAGMELSPGHSIVCIGSGGCNMLAYLSRHPSSIDVVDLNPHHIALNRLKLAAFRSLPGHSDVVRFLAMENVSGNVEAFDRVIAQNLDATSRTYWQKRRWNGQRRIEVFERNIYRTGLLGRFIAVGHLLARLHCVQLTELANAKSLREQRHVFDTRIAPLFDKPLIKWLTSRKSSLFGLGIPPQQYDELASIATDGSIAPVLRQRLEKLACHFPLKDNYFAWQAFMRRYPTGDEGSLPTYLKAENHAAIRENVDRVQVHHATFTELLASKPADSVDRYVLLDAQDWMTDQQLNDLWTEISRTATGGARVIFRTAAEKSIIEGRLSPALRAQWTYLEERSHALNLQDRSAIYGGFHIYVRSA; the protein is encoded by the coding sequence ATGGCAGAACTGGTACCGGATGCCGGTTTCCTGAAAAACGGGAAGCTGAAAAACGCATTGCTTCAACACAAGGCGCTTTCCCGAAACGGATTGTCGGAACGCCTCTTTGGCCTGCTTTTCTCCGGGCTCGTCTACCCGCAGATCTGGGAAGACCCGGATGTGGATATGGCCGGTATGGAATTGTCGCCGGGCCACTCCATCGTCTGCATCGGCTCCGGCGGCTGCAACATGCTTGCCTACCTGTCACGCCACCCGAGTTCGATCGATGTCGTCGATCTCAACCCACACCATATCGCATTGAACCGGCTGAAGCTTGCGGCCTTCCGCTCTCTCCCCGGCCACTCAGACGTCGTTCGCTTCCTTGCCATGGAAAATGTCTCGGGCAATGTCGAAGCCTTCGACAGGGTTATCGCACAGAACCTTGACGCGACCAGCCGCACCTACTGGCAAAAACGCCGTTGGAACGGCCAGCGTCGCATCGAAGTGTTCGAGCGCAACATCTACCGGACAGGGCTTCTCGGTCGCTTTATCGCTGTTGGCCATCTGCTTGCACGGCTGCACTGCGTGCAGTTGACGGAACTGGCAAACGCCAAATCGCTGCGCGAGCAGCGTCATGTCTTTGATACCCGGATCGCGCCGCTCTTTGACAAGCCGCTGATCAAGTGGCTCACCAGCCGCAAGAGTTCACTCTTCGGCCTTGGCATTCCGCCGCAGCAATATGATGAACTGGCAAGCATTGCGACGGATGGTTCCATTGCGCCGGTGCTGCGCCAGCGGCTGGAAAAGCTCGCCTGTCATTTCCCGCTGAAAGACAACTATTTCGCCTGGCAGGCCTTCATGCGGCGCTATCCAACTGGCGATGAAGGATCATTGCCAACCTATCTGAAGGCCGAGAACCATGCCGCGATCCGCGAGAATGTGGACCGTGTGCAGGTGCACCACGCCACCTTCACGGAGCTTCTGGCGTCGAAGCCTGCAGACTCAGTGGACCGCTATGTCCTTCTGGATGCGCAGGACTGGATGACTGATCAACAATTGAACGATCTGTGGACGGAGATCTCGCGCACGGCAACCGGCGGCGCACGCGTGATTTTTCGAACAGCGGCAGAAAAGAGCATCATTGAAGGCCGCCTTTCTCCGGCGTTACGCGCACAATGGACCTATCTGGAAGAGAGGTCTCACGCGCTGAACCTTCAGGATCGTTCCGCGATCTATGGCGGCTTCCATATCTATGTGAGGTCCGCGTGA
- a CDS encoding serine hydrolase domain-containing protein: MAIVLLLVGGYAWLYARPPELLRVGAGYAAKIICSNVFIANRDADLVLADDVQAPGHPLLKLMSATVDRERQTVTTSLTGGIARTTAEYHAGLGCRVLPAGAKVVPLPVIAEAPKPAPDSSLLWPQGGAVQLDPAVQDVLAREDLAGPGARAIVVIRDGRLVGERYAKGFSPQTPLLGWSMTKTVNAALVGIAMGQGAMKLDDAALFAQWKNDTRASIRVADLLSMEDGLAFNENYGNVSDVTRMLYLESDMVSFMTQRPAAAPPGTVFTYSTGSPVLLSRLWMDHLGDTAKALRFPQKALFDPIGMSSAVMEVDAAGTFVGGSYLYATARDWARFGLLLAQDGVWNGSRILPEGFTALMAKPNNASDGRYSQAQTWLPKAPDGTSIPAGWFRLQGHDGQTITVIPATSTVILRMGLTPRKLDYSPNALVAAVLALR, from the coding sequence TTGGCTATCGTCTTGCTGCTGGTGGGCGGGTATGCGTGGCTTTACGCCCGTCCGCCGGAACTTCTGCGCGTCGGTGCCGGATACGCAGCCAAGATCATCTGCTCGAACGTCTTCATCGCCAACCGTGATGCGGATCTGGTGCTTGCCGATGATGTTCAAGCGCCCGGCCACCCGCTTCTCAAACTGATGAGCGCGACTGTCGACCGGGAACGTCAGACAGTCACGACTTCGCTGACAGGTGGCATTGCCAGGACTACTGCGGAATATCATGCCGGCCTCGGTTGCCGCGTTCTCCCTGCGGGCGCGAAGGTCGTTCCGCTGCCGGTGATTGCGGAAGCGCCAAAGCCCGCGCCGGACTCGTCTCTCCTGTGGCCGCAAGGTGGCGCGGTGCAACTTGACCCCGCAGTGCAGGATGTTCTTGCTCGCGAAGATCTCGCTGGTCCGGGCGCGCGGGCGATCGTCGTGATCCGGGACGGCCGTCTTGTCGGGGAGCGCTATGCGAAGGGGTTCAGCCCCCAGACCCCGCTTCTCGGATGGTCCATGACCAAGACCGTGAATGCAGCACTTGTGGGCATCGCCATGGGGCAGGGCGCCATGAAGCTCGATGATGCCGCTCTCTTTGCGCAGTGGAAGAACGATACCCGCGCAAGTATCCGTGTTGCCGATCTTCTTTCCATGGAAGATGGCCTGGCCTTCAACGAGAATTACGGCAATGTTTCCGACGTGACGCGGATGCTCTATCTGGAGTCGGACATGGTGTCGTTCATGACGCAACGTCCCGCAGCAGCGCCACCGGGTACAGTGTTCACGTATTCCACCGGCTCTCCGGTGCTGTTGTCGCGGCTTTGGATGGACCATCTGGGCGATACGGCCAAGGCACTTCGCTTTCCCCAGAAGGCGCTGTTCGACCCGATTGGCATGAGCAGTGCGGTTATGGAGGTGGATGCCGCAGGGACCTTCGTTGGCGGATCCTATCTCTATGCCACGGCGCGTGACTGGGCGCGGTTTGGTCTGCTGCTGGCGCAGGATGGAGTCTGGAACGGTAGCCGGATCCTGCCGGAAGGTTTCACCGCGCTGATGGCAAAGCCAAACAACGCTTCGGATGGGCGGTATTCACAGGCACAGACTTGGCTTCCGAAAGCGCCGGATGGAACCTCTATCCCTGCAGGCTGGTTCCGTCTCCAGGGACATGACGGACAGACGATTACCGTCATTCCCGCCACGAGCACCGTGATCCTGCGCATGGGGCTGACCCCCAGAAAGCTCGACTATAGCCCCAACGCGCTGGTGGCAGCCGTTCTGGCTCTGCGTTGA
- a CDS encoding transglycosylase SLT domain-containing protein: protein MQTASNAPAKTDVAAAQPQVAQVSASPTNGQAAPSGAQASVTAMTTNAGAAQKGGRVGTDQMAAMQQQGPVAVPVGMTTQVAEKGGRVHQIALPTGASAIKAQNDSVIASLAEKQQPFPAAAHPQALAVAPTSIDKNGGLQAINMATAERSASAPVSSPAALTASAQTAQVVPAALPPEMTAAYTAIPTPRPRLTTSTPSNMVAFAGPVRPGSGMAGDFFPPAPGAPIPPTAEASTPTLNALIRRYAGLYGVPESLVHRVVHRESKYDPRAYNKRGYWGLMQIKYSTAKSMGYAGTPDGLLDAETNLKYAIKYLRGAWLVSENDSDDAIKMYARGYYYDAKRKDMLDVIQ, encoded by the coding sequence GTGCAGACAGCATCCAATGCACCGGCCAAGACAGACGTTGCTGCGGCCCAGCCGCAAGTCGCTCAAGTCTCAGCATCCCCGACAAATGGTCAGGCCGCTCCTTCAGGCGCACAAGCTTCCGTTACCGCCATGACAACCAATGCAGGCGCCGCGCAAAAGGGCGGCCGCGTCGGCACCGATCAGATGGCAGCGATGCAGCAGCAGGGACCGGTCGCCGTTCCAGTTGGCATGACCACGCAGGTTGCGGAAAAGGGTGGCCGTGTTCACCAGATCGCTCTGCCAACCGGTGCATCCGCCATCAAGGCTCAAAACGACTCCGTCATCGCATCGCTTGCTGAAAAGCAGCAGCCCTTCCCTGCTGCAGCACATCCGCAGGCTCTCGCGGTTGCGCCAACGTCGATCGACAAGAATGGTGGCCTCCAGGCCATCAATATGGCGACGGCTGAGCGAAGTGCATCTGCACCCGTCTCGTCGCCCGCAGCTCTCACAGCCTCCGCACAAACGGCCCAGGTCGTTCCTGCAGCACTTCCGCCCGAAATGACCGCGGCCTACACGGCAATCCCAACGCCGCGTCCGCGACTGACGACGTCGACACCGTCTAACATGGTGGCATTCGCCGGCCCGGTTCGTCCGGGCTCCGGGATGGCAGGTGACTTCTTCCCGCCAGCGCCCGGTGCGCCGATCCCGCCGACGGCAGAAGCAAGCACGCCAACGCTCAATGCTCTCATCCGTCGTTATGCCGGTCTGTACGGCGTGCCGGAATCGCTTGTTCACCGCGTTGTTCACCGTGAAAGCAAGTATGACCCGCGCGCCTACAACAAGCGCGGCTATTGGGGCCTGATGCAGATCAAGTATTCCACCGCGAAGTCCATGGGCTATGCCGGGACGCCGGATGGTTTGCTCGATGCGGAAACCAACCTGAAATACGCCATCAAATATCTTCGCGGTGCCTGGCTGGTGTCTGAAAACGACTCCGACGACGCGATCAAGATGTATGCGCGCGGCTATTACTACGATGCCAAGCGCAAGGACATGCTGGACGTTATCCAGTAA
- a CDS encoding pyrophosphate--fructose-6-phosphate 1-phosphotransferase: MAKQKVAMLTAGGLAPCLSSAVGGLIERYSDIAPEIELIAYRSGYQGLLLGDRIEINQDMREKAHLLHRYGGSPIGNSRVKLTNAADCVKRGLVKEGENPLKVAADRLAADGVTILHTIGGDDTNTTAADLAAYLGAHGYNLTVVGLPKTVDNDVVPIKQSLGAWTAAEVGAHFFDHVSNEQSAAPRTLVIHEVMGRHCGWLTAATARAYIQDTKNNEYVEGFMMNTQMKNIDGLYLPEMAFDLDAEAARLRAIMDRCGFVTLFVSEGAGLDTIVAEREAAGETVKRDAFGHVKIDTINVGNWFQKHFATLLGAERSMVQKSGYYARSAPANYEDLRLIQSMVDLGVESALNGVSGVTGHDEDQNGKLRTIEFPRIKGGKHFDLSAGWFKDVMDFIGQPYRSA, translated from the coding sequence ATGGCCAAACAGAAAGTAGCAATGCTGACAGCAGGCGGACTGGCACCGTGCCTTTCATCGGCAGTCGGCGGTCTCATTGAGCGCTATTCCGATATCGCGCCAGAGATCGAGTTGATTGCCTACCGCTCGGGCTATCAGGGATTGCTGCTTGGCGATCGAATCGAAATCAACCAGGACATGCGTGAAAAGGCGCATCTGCTTCACCGCTATGGCGGTTCCCCCATTGGCAACAGCCGCGTCAAGCTGACCAATGCTGCGGACTGCGTGAAGCGGGGCCTTGTCAAGGAAGGCGAGAACCCGCTGAAGGTTGCAGCTGACAGGCTCGCCGCCGATGGGGTGACGATCCTGCATACGATCGGTGGCGACGACACCAACACCACCGCCGCCGACCTTGCCGCCTATCTCGGCGCACACGGCTACAACCTGACTGTGGTCGGCCTGCCGAAGACGGTTGATAATGATGTCGTTCCCATCAAGCAGTCGCTGGGAGCCTGGACTGCGGCCGAAGTTGGCGCACACTTCTTCGACCATGTCAGCAATGAACAAAGTGCTGCGCCGCGCACGCTGGTGATTCACGAGGTCATGGGCCGTCACTGTGGCTGGCTGACCGCGGCTACCGCCCGTGCCTACATCCAGGACACGAAGAACAATGAATATGTCGAAGGCTTCATGATGAACACCCAGATGAAGAACATCGACGGGCTCTACCTGCCCGAGATGGCCTTCGATCTGGATGCGGAGGCGGCCCGCCTTCGCGCCATCATGGACCGCTGCGGCTTTGTGACGCTCTTCGTTTCGGAAGGCGCTGGCCTCGACACCATCGTTGCCGAAAGAGAAGCGGCGGGCGAAACCGTCAAGCGCGACGCCTTCGGGCACGTCAAGATCGATACCATCAATGTCGGAAACTGGTTCCAGAAGCATTTCGCAACCCTTCTGGGTGCGGAACGTTCGATGGTTCAGAAATCGGGTTACTATGCGCGCTCGGCACCGGCCAACTACGAAGACCTGCGATTGATCCAGAGCATGGTCGATCTTGGCGTGGAAAGTGCGTTGAACGGCGTGTCCGGCGTGACCGGTCACGATGAAGATCAGAATGGGAAATTGCGCACAATCGAATTCCCGCGTATCAAGGGTGGCAAGCATTTCGATCTGTCTGCCGGTTGGTTCAAGGACGTCATGGACTTCATTGGACAGCCCTACCGGTCAGCCTGA